ATACTTCTTTTCCATTGGCAAGTTGCTTCCTTGCTTTCCCGAAAACCTCCGCGTGGCCATACCTAACATCGCTGGTACGGGCTTCCAGTTCTGCTTCTTTGAGCTTAATGAAAATCTCGTTTTCAAGCTGCATTTTCTCGTATAGTTCAATACTCATAACAACCATATCGCCGTAGCCGTTTTTTGTAAGGAACACCGGTTCACGGCCTTCATGGACAATTTTCGAGATCTCAGCAAAATTATTGCGCAGATCCGATATCGGCCTAATTTGTGGCATAAAAGGCACCCCCTTGTTATCATAACTTTATCACAGTTATGATACCACATCAAGCAAGAAATTGCATTCCTCAAACCGCTGAAGCCGGCTAGTGCGCTATGTCCCCAGGCACCCTGACACAACTAAGCCCGTTAAGATTTAATACCCTCGAACAGCGCTAGCTGACCCCCTTTCTTCGGATCTAGAGCGCTAACGTAC
This Clostridia bacterium DNA region includes the following protein-coding sequences:
- a CDS encoding type II toxin-antitoxin system Phd/YefM family antitoxin, with amino-acid sequence MPQIRPISDLRNNFAEISKIVHEGREPVFLTKNGYGDMVVMSIELYEKMQLENEIFIKLKEAELEARTSDVRYGHAEVFGKARKQLANGKEV